One part of the Parabacteroides distasonis ATCC 8503 genome encodes these proteins:
- the rhaT gene encoding L-rhamnose/proton symporter RhaT, with translation MEIGIGLLIIAIGSFGQSSSYVPINKIRDWSWESFWLVQGIFAWLVFPYLGAMLAVPEGSTLLELWCSPGSLGAVIYGMLWGVGGLTFGLSMRYLGVALGQSIALGTCAGFGTLFPALFGGTNLFEGTGLILLTGVCITLAGIAVIGYAGSLRARNMSEEEKKAAVKDFALTKGLAVALLAGVMSACFNLGLESGNEVLAKAKEAGASDLFALNPVILLVTLGGFCTNAVYCIFQNVKNGTGKDYFSVSGGTLLNNVLFCALAGVLWYSQFFGLGMGKSYFSDSPVMLAFSWSILMSLNVIFSNVWGILLKEWKGVDRRTIVVLITGMCILILSLLYPNIV, from the coding sequence ATAGAGATCGGGATCGGGTTGTTGATCATCGCGATCGGCAGTTTCGGGCAGAGTAGCTCGTACGTGCCGATCAATAAGATCCGGGATTGGAGTTGGGAAAGCTTTTGGTTGGTGCAAGGTATCTTCGCTTGGTTGGTTTTCCCTTATCTCGGGGCGATGTTGGCGGTACCGGAAGGGAGTACCTTGCTGGAGCTATGGTGTTCGCCGGGTAGCTTGGGAGCGGTTATCTATGGCATGCTCTGGGGTGTCGGCGGGTTGACTTTCGGGTTGAGTATGCGTTATCTGGGCGTAGCTTTGGGACAGAGCATCGCCTTGGGTACATGCGCCGGTTTTGGTACGCTCTTCCCGGCTTTGTTCGGTGGAACGAATCTGTTTGAGGGAACCGGATTGATCCTGTTGACCGGTGTTTGCATTACCTTGGCAGGTATCGCCGTGATCGGTTACGCCGGAAGCCTGCGGGCCCGGAATATGAGTGAGGAGGAGAAGAAAGCGGCGGTGAAGGATTTTGCCTTGACCAAGGGCTTGGCGGTAGCCTTGCTTGCCGGCGTGATGAGCGCCTGCTTCAATTTGGGTTTGGAATCGGGAAACGAGGTGCTGGCGAAAGCGAAAGAGGCGGGAGCTAGCGATCTGTTCGCCTTGAACCCCGTGATACTGTTGGTTACTTTGGGCGGCTTTTGTACGAACGCTGTGTATTGTATTTTCCAGAACGTGAAAAACGGGACGGGCAAGGATTATTTCTCGGTATCGGGAGGTACATTGCTGAATAATGTCTTATTTTGCGCTTTGGCAGGCGTGCTTTGGTACTCGCAGTTCTTCGGGCTGGGGATGGGAAAGAGCTATTTCTCGGATTCCCCGGTTATGCTGGCTTTCTCGTGGAGTATCCTGATGTCGTTGAATGTTATTTTCAGTAATGTCTGGGGCATCTTATTAAAAGAATGGAAGGGCGTGGATCGCCGGACGATCGTGGTATTGATTACCGGCATGTGTATCTTGATCCTTTCCTTATTATATCCGAATATAGTTTAA
- the rhaD gene encoding rhamnulose-1-phosphate aldolase, producing MIILRNNERLMAEIDRIAEVAGYLWTKGWAERNGGNISVNLTTLLSEEEKALPALVSSIPLQEAMTALCGHVFYVTGTGKRMRYVAKDPFANGSLIRIAADGKSYDILAEQPIQPTSELPSHLLMHNFLRAKGRDNRVVLHTHPTDIIGMTHCKPFLDSDKITRTLWSMIPECRIIVPKGVGIVPYEIPGTLALAHATIRQLEEHDVVFWEKHGILAVGEDLIECFDAIDTLSKSAQIYFSARMTGYEPEGMTDQQLDDLVPAFGL from the coding sequence ATGATAATACTAAGAAACAATGAACGCCTGATGGCGGAAATAGATCGTATCGCCGAGGTCGCCGGCTATTTGTGGACCAAGGGTTGGGCTGAGCGAAACGGCGGGAATATATCGGTGAACCTGACTACTTTATTGAGCGAGGAGGAGAAGGCGTTGCCGGCTTTGGTTTCCTCGATTCCCTTGCAAGAGGCGATGACGGCCTTATGCGGGCACGTCTTTTATGTGACGGGTACCGGAAAACGGATGCGTTACGTGGCGAAAGATCCTTTCGCCAACGGCTCTTTGATCCGTATCGCCGCCGATGGGAAATCGTATGATATCCTAGCGGAGCAACCGATCCAACCGACTTCCGAGTTGCCTTCCCATTTGTTGATGCACAATTTCTTGCGTGCGAAGGGACGGGATAACCGGGTGGTATTGCATACGCATCCGACGGATATTATCGGCATGACGCATTGCAAGCCATTCTTGGATTCGGACAAGATTACCCGCACGTTATGGAGTATGATTCCGGAATGTCGGATTATCGTGCCGAAAGGGGTCGGTATTGTTCCTTACGAGATACCGGGCACTTTGGCGTTGGCGCACGCTACGATCCGTCAGTTAGAGGAGCACGACGTGGTGTTCTGGGAGAAGCACGGTATCCTTGCCGTCGGTGAGGACCTGATCGAGTGCTTCGATGCGATTGATACGTTGAGTAAATCCGCCCAGATCTATTTCAGTGCCCGCATGACCGGTTACGAGCCGGAAGGTATGACGGATCAGCAATTGGATGACTTGGTTCCGGCTTTTGGACTCTAG
- a CDS encoding L-rhamnose isomerase, giving the protein MTKDSLIQQAFEVAAERYAAVGVDVRKALEDMKKISLSLHCWQADDVSGFENQGGSLTGGIQVTGNYPGRARTIDELRRDVLKAKSYIPGNHRLSLHEIYGDFQGEKVDRDEVEPRHFESWIQWAKENDFKLDFNSTSFSHPKSGDLTLANPSEDIRNFWIEHTKRCRWISDEMGKAQNDPCMMNLWIHDGSKEVPASRLRYRRILEESLDEIFATEYKWMKDCIEAKLFGIGLESYTVGSYDFYLGYGAKKNKIVTLDTGHFHLTESIADKVSSLLLFTPEIMLHVSRPIRWDSDHVVILNDDVQDLAREIVRCDALDRVHIGLDYFDATINRIGAYVIGSRATQKAFMLALLEPIALLRQYEDEGKYFQRLALQEEAKSLPWGAVWDMYCLQSGVPVGESYIAEIEKYESDVTSRRQ; this is encoded by the coding sequence ATGACAAAAGACAGTTTAATTCAACAGGCATTTGAAGTAGCGGCAGAACGCTATGCGGCCGTAGGTGTAGACGTTCGTAAAGCTTTAGAGGATATGAAGAAAATATCCCTATCCCTGCATTGCTGGCAGGCCGATGACGTAAGCGGTTTCGAGAACCAAGGCGGCTCCTTGACTGGTGGTATACAAGTGACCGGCAATTATCCGGGACGTGCCCGTACTATCGACGAGTTGCGCCGGGATGTATTGAAGGCGAAATCCTATATCCCCGGTAATCATCGGCTTAGTCTGCATGAGATCTACGGGGATTTCCAAGGGGAGAAAGTAGACCGTGACGAGGTAGAACCCCGTCATTTCGAGAGCTGGATACAATGGGCGAAAGAGAATGATTTCAAGCTAGACTTCAACAGTACCTCTTTCTCGCACCCTAAAAGCGGAGATTTGACCTTGGCGAACCCCAGCGAGGATATCCGTAACTTCTGGATCGAGCATACGAAGCGTTGTCGCTGGATCAGCGATGAGATGGGCAAAGCCCAGAACGATCCTTGCATGATGAACCTTTGGATACATGACGGGAGCAAGGAAGTACCGGCCAGCCGCTTACGTTATCGCCGTATCTTGGAGGAATCGCTGGATGAGATATTCGCTACCGAATATAAATGGATGAAAGATTGTATCGAGGCGAAACTCTTCGGTATCGGTCTGGAAAGTTATACGGTAGGTTCCTATGATTTCTATTTGGGTTACGGGGCGAAAAAGAACAAGATCGTTACCTTGGACACCGGCCATTTCCATTTGACGGAAAGTATCGCCGACAAGGTTTCCTCGTTATTGCTGTTTACGCCCGAGATCATGTTGCACGTAAGTCGTCCGATCCGTTGGGATAGCGATCATGTCGTGATCTTGAATGACGATGTGCAGGATTTAGCCCGTGAGATCGTGCGTTGCGACGCCTTGGACCGGGTACATATCGGTTTGGATTATTTCGACGCTACCATCAATCGTATCGGTGCTTATGTCATTGGTAGCCGTGCTACGCAAAAAGCCTTTATGCTCGCTTTGCTGGAGCCGATCGCCTTGCTTCGCCAGTACGAGGATGAGGGTAAGTATTTCCAGCGTCTTGCCTTGCAGGAGGAAGCGAAGAGTCTGCCTTGGGGGGCGGTTTGGGATATGTATTGTCTACAAAGTGGGGTCCCCGTAGGAGAGTCTTATATCGCTGAGATCGAGAAATATGAGTCCGACGTTACCTCAAGACGGCAATGA